The Eubalaena glacialis isolate mEubGla1 chromosome 3, mEubGla1.1.hap2.+ XY, whole genome shotgun sequence nucleotide sequence TTTAAGTACAAAAATAGGGAAGAACGAAAAGTATAAAAGGGCCAAAGTTAAGAAAAGTAAGGTTCTCTGCACCTGTTAAATGCTAACCCAGGTCTTCAAAGaagggaagaatgaatattgatGGAAGAATGATGGCCTGGAGGATGtcaaatatatatacaagatAAACTTGGGCAAaagaataaaagtttattttcttgaaTGAAGCAGAGAGCTTTTTttgatctgaaaaatattttttgctctcaatcctttaaaaaactttttatcaaaattatataatatagacAGTGCACATATGAATGCACAGCTTGCTGAAATTTCACAAACTAAATACACTCATGTAGCCAGTATCCAGATTCCGGGCTAACAGGGAAACCAGCTGGTAGAAAGGCCTTAAAGGACAGGCAGGAGAATAACTAATACTCATACATATGATCAtattaataaatactgtatgaatgTCTAGCATGCTTAAAGTCCAAATGGGTCTAAAATTCTTGAACATTATCTGGTATTTGCCAGAGTGTCAGAGACAgggaacagatgaatggacagagtaCCATCCCACCTCCCACTTAATCCCCTCTAACCCCCATTCACCATCTCCCTTTGTGTTAGATGTCTGTTCATCCCACTTTATCCGATGCAGCATAAGACGCTTAAATTTCTTCTGGGCCTTGGGGCCTAGAAACAGAGAAGGAGAATTTTGCCAGAGTTGTGGAAGACAATGGGGTAGAAAGAACGTTTGAGTGCATTCAATGCTCAGACATTAATGTGGTAGCTGAAGCAATCCCAGGAACCACATCTTAGGTCCTTCTACTCCAATAAACACAGAAACAGAGGCCCAAGATATTAAACCCAGGTATGGCTCTAAAATActatctttttctcctttcttcccaccATGTTAATCACTTCAAGGCCTAGGGTTGCCTCAATTTTTTCAGACTCACCCCCTTCCACTACTACCACGTTGACATCCTTGTGCAGTACCACCACCCCTGTCAGGTACAGCTGCCCAGCATTGGCCTCAATCTTGAACTTCTTGGCTGGGTTGCTCAAATTTCGAACTCTGGAGAAGGGAAAGTTTAGTTATGGCTTTCATTTTAGCATCAGCAGCTGCCTGAATGGAATGGCAAATAAAAATGGATCCAAAATAGTTTTCTCTCTAAAAACAAAGGCATTTGGAGTAAGCAAATATACTAATGCTTAAAGGTAAAATTGATGAATCCAGAAGTATTTCTACTGTCTTAAACTTCTTCAAAGTCTAACACTGTACACTTTACAACAAATAGCAGGTAAACAAAATTTACTCTATGAAGGAGAGATATTTACCATCatccaaaaatatttatatgctAGTTGTTCTTGACAGTATAAAGACCAACAAATTCTTTGCTCTCTAGATGCTTATAATATAGTCACAATGCTATGCCtgaaaaacttctagaagaatatACGAAAAACTGTCAGTGGCAGTTACCCACAGTGAGTGGTCCTAAGGGATCAGAGAATAGGAAGGAGACTTTTTCAGTAAATGTCCTTCTGTATTGTTAGAATGTTTTTCATCTTAGTAAGCATTCACTACTTTTATAATAATGTGCCGCTTTTATAATAAAGAACTAAACATGAGCACATCTAAACAGAAGATACACATGTACTtgacataaaagaataaaatgaaaacattaaatcaacacaaaaggtagaaaatatttacaacatataAAGTCCAGGGCTTCCTtagtggtgcagtagttaagaatccgcctgccaattcaggggacacgggttcgagccctggtctgggaagatcccacatgccacggagcaactaagcccgtgcgccacagctactgagcctgagtgcctagagcttgtgctccacaacaagagaagccacaacaagaagcctgtgcaccgcaatgaagagtagcccccactcgccgcaactagataaagcccgcgtgcagcaacgaagacccaatgcagccaaaaataaaaccaaataaaaaagtaaaaaaataaataaataaataaagtccatTTTGGAGTGGGAATAAAAGGATTACTGCAATACATTAGGATAAGGATATAGTTAACtgaggaaaaaaacttttaatgcttcctaaaaaaataatattttatgcttCATAAAGGATGAATGATCCCTAGCTCACATCTTGGCCTGAATAAGcatattcgttcattcattcttcagaaCTAGTATTAGTTCACTAAGACCTCAGAGATAGAAGACTAAGTTTTTAACCCTCACCAATGAAAGAGATCTACTAGCTCTTGATTTACACTAGGGTCGTTAAAAGAGAGTAGAACTGATATTAGGTATGCTTTACACCAGTGATTCTGCCTCAGTCACTTGGAAAATGTTTTGGTATTTCTAAGGAAAAGGCTGGCCCAGTTTGGACACCTACCTATAAACAGATATGTGTACCCCCTGTGAAATGTCTTCTTtaagctttttaattttcttgacctTTCTCTGTTCTGCTGTAAGTTTTCGGGCAGCGTTGGCCTCTTCATGCGCTCTGTCGTGACAGGAAGGACATCCACAAGTGAGAAAGGCATTGAAGATCAGAGGCAGGGctgagggaaagagagagcaaCGGAGaactctcccctccctccaaatATGGATCCCCCAGAAGAGTCTGGGAAAGGTACTTGCCCTGGGTTTCCACCCAATCCCATGGCACTTACTTCTGTCTTTTTGCCATCTGAGCTCTGACATGGGCTTCTACCTTCGTGGGGTCTTGAACAGCTTCTGTTCCTAATACTCGCATCAAATTTGAAATTCTCACTGCAGTGAAGAGATGATAAAAATCAATCTCCTAAGTCATTACTCCAGCTGGGATAACCTGTCAATCTCTTCTCTACTAATTCATATCATTCACCTATTTCAAATCTCTGCTCAAAACTCACTTCCTCCAAATACTCTTACCTTGAAAGCCCATCCAATTAATTCAGCATTTGAGGGAGGTCACATAGTTAATCTAAATAATTGGTATGCATTTATTCACATTGTTTGAAAATTTATGAAAGACAAGGAACTTAATTTCTTTGGCATTTTTCACTCTCATCATAGCATTTAGTGAAAGATCCTATACATAACAGTGCTCACTCAAAATATTACTAACTGATAATGGAAACTACAGGAGTGAGGTTTTGTAAACtgcaatttcatttttcaaacatttaagaatTATGTACGTAACAACTCTATGCAAATACTCCAACTACTATCTTCATGAATTTCAAGCCTATTATTCTTCCAGGAATATAGGAATGTTTTATGGTcaatattagtttaaaaaaaaaaaaaagccttaaatgACCTCTACAATGGCTATGTTGACCTGTCTCAATAAGGAAAGACAATAGAAAATTTAGGAAAGGAAGAACCAATGAATGATTCTGAGAAACAAAAAGCACCCATGTAGAGAGAGATGCTAAAGTTCCTCTAGAATGACAGAGATAAACTTGTCACCCTTTCTTCTCTGCCTCTAAGATATGTACCTTTGGGTTCTGGAGGAGGCATCAGGCCTAGCCTGACTTTCTCTTGTAGCTCTTTCTGCGCTTCCCTCCTTGTTTGCCTTCGAAGTTTCTTCTGTTCCTTCTTGGTCAGATATACCCCCAGAGTAACTGGTGTGTCATTGTCGACTGTCAGGCAGAGAAATGAATGTACCAAAGTAATAAGCATATTAGAGGGATATAGGTGAATATCAATCACATTAAAAGGAactttacagcaacatggattgacctagagattgtcataatgagtgaaataagtcagacagagaaagacaaatatatgatattgcttatatgtggaatctgaaaaaagggtacaaatgaacttctctacaaaacagaaacagagttacggatgtagaaaacagacttatggttaccagggggtaagggggaagggataaattggaagacggggattgacatatacacactactaataaggacctacttactatatagcacagggaactctactcaatactctgtaatggcctatatgggaaaataatctaaaaaatagtggatatctgtatatgtgtagctgattaactttgctgtacgcctgaaactaacacaacactgtaaatcaactatactccaattaagattaaaaaaaaaaaagaaaaagaaaggacctCTAGTttgtttttagttaattttaggttgtgataatggtattatggttatgtctttaaaaagcattctttgggggcttccctggtggcgcagtggttgggaatctgcctgccaatgcagcggacacgggttcgagccctggtctgggaagattcccacatgccgcggagcaaccaagcccgtgagccacaactactgagcctgcgcatctggagcctgtgctccgcaacgggagaggccgcgacagtgtgaggcccacgcaccgcgatgaagagtggtccccgctcgccgcaactggagaaagccctcgcacagaaacgaagacccaacacagccaaaaataaataaataaataaataaataaataaataaataaataaataaatttatatattaaaaaaaagcattcttATCTTTCATGAGTAATGTTctaacttgtttttctttaagcAGTTGAACCCTTTTATAAACTGAAATGTggcaaatatagaaaacaaaattagagcTGCTCCGGCTGCTCTGTGTGAGGATTTGGGGTAGGTGGTGGGTATCCAGAATCCCATTTGGATCCTACTTATTGAACCTCAATGTGCCTATGGAATacaatttgaaaaccactggccaacattatgaaatttataatttaagAGTCATAGAGATTGGGAAAAAATCTTCTGAGCTCCCAAAGCAGATTTACTCaatttgttaaaacaaacaaaatcccccaCTTTCTTCTAATGATTCACGCTGATGACAGCTAAGTACATTCTGATTAAGTATAATTCAATAATTATTATCCTTTTATTATCACAGGGTCTCAATCTACTTTTCTGAACTTATTAGAGATACTGGCAAGCAAATTTACTGAGTAAATTTACTAACTGAGTAAAAACTAACCTCCTCTATTCatctcaaatttgatgaaaatgttaaaatcttCTGTGATTGCTTAAGAAGGAATATCAGTTAGTATTATCTCTACATATGAGGAAATTCTGTATTATAAGTGATCTACCCAAGGGATTTAGCTAGTTCACAGCCACAACTAAAACCCATCTCTCTGACTGAGCCAACAGACTTCCACTAcaaaaatgataaagagaaaggctgaagaaaaagaatattgaaGAAGGCCAGGAGTTTAGTGGTGGTGTACTAGACTGGAGTTGGGAGTCAACACTATGGCAAAAGCCCAATTTGTAATATACATCAGTGAGGCCATCTATAGATTAGACCTCAATGCTCTacagctgcactgtccaatactgtagccactagctacatgtactatttcaatttaaattaaaattgaataaaattaaaaattcagtccctCAGCTGTATTAATGCAACTTGGTTTTCAAGTTCTCAATAGTCATGTGTGCACAGCAGCTATAGTATAGACAGCCCAGATAGAGAACATGCCCATTATCACATAAATTTCTATTGGCTAATACTTCTCTAGAGCTTTGATTGAGTAATCTCTACATTACCTGGAGGGTTGAGCTGGGCTGGATGTTCAACAAGATTTGTGATTCCAAAATAATCTTCTCTCTTGGGATTTTCCTCTGTACTAAAAttggaggaagaagggaaaacagGATATGTGGGTAGAGATGATTCAAAGAGAGAGGGAATCTCagaaacacaatgaaaaaatCCACTCTCCATAATGCATTCTagaactttttaaagtatttgcatgtctataatatgtaatatattacatataattttcAAGATGAGAAAACGGTCCCACTAAGGTTGGATGCACTCTCTACACCAGtcattgtcaacctttttttTCTACCCTAACACCCCTGATGGACACCATATTCTCTCATTAGTAACAATAATTCGCTGGGACAGCGGTTGACAAAGGAAGCATAAGGAAAGGCTGAGACAGTCTCCTAAAGCCATGTATCAGAATAATGGAGCAGATATGATTGAAGCTCGCCAAATGTTTCTTATATGCTTTATTTATCATTCTCTCCCCCATCAACTAAGAATCCTTGCTCTATTCTAGGACTGGATCTTTAAGAAATGTAAACACCTATTATAAGTAGCAAAAGAAggtaattaagaaaacaaatatggtaaaaacaaataacaatgtaTAAGAAAGCAAACAGAAATTTTACAGATTATTTGTATAGATTATTTAGACTATATGTGCCCAATCCTCCTACATTaacccaaaaaactaaaacaacccATACAACATATTCTTTACAAATATATGAGCTTGTATATGGTTATCTATCTTccttggatttaaaatttttacttaatgCACAAGTACCATCTTTCCCATTAAAACTCTAGCCTTATTAAAAGGTATTAACCAACAAACTCACAGGTCAAAGCCATTGGGGATGATATAAGAGTCCCACCACTCAATTTCAGGGATATCACCTTCCTTCAACTCCTTCTTAGGAGCAATGAGGGCCAGCCTAGTTGAAGTATGAATGCCTGTTTTTCGAGCTGCCTGTGAGATCTCTGCCTGCAGCTTCTCCAGTTGAGCCTAAAGACAAGACAAGAAGATAAATTGAAGTCAAAGAAAACAGGGAAGTAGTAGAATCCCAAACTTTAAAACACCCCCTTGTTGAACTCTTTACATCTAATGCAACAAATTCATACTTTCTGAAAGCTTAGAAAAAGGAggtgttctgctttactttatcCTTTACTTGGttgatttacatacatttcaCCCTCATCACTAGCCCTTTACCCCACAGTGCCTGCCTGCAGCAAATATGCAGAAATGGAATTTTATGGAAAACCTCATTCTGAGAGGATGAAAACAAGGTTAAAGTCATCACATATACAGTCAATTAAACTATCCAAGTGTGTGGACTGTCTGCAGTAAATTTTAACACCAGGCTAGCTTTCATCAGTTGCCCTGAGGGTTCTCAACGGTTTCCCTCCACTGACCGTTGTATGTGGAGAATtttcaaattcaattttatttctacctAAGTAGAATGAAAGTAATTGAGAAGACAAATCAGCTAAAAATCAAGTATTCCAggaaaaaatatagtattttaaaaattactcattgCTTTACTAGTTGTTTATCTAATTGCCAAAAACATAGAGAACTGAGTTGACGGTTATTTCAGGACTATATTCAATTTCCTTTGTCACCTTCCTAACTTCTTCAAAATTCTTGATTATATTCTAAGCCAGATACCTTTGTCCGTAATCGCTGGGCAATCTTTTCAAATTTGCCCTTGTCGTGGAATTTAAAAGTGCGTCTCTGGCGCTGGGAAGGGGCAATTGAGACTCGGGGGTCAAAAAAGGTATTAGACTCCATGTCTTCTGATGGCTTTTCTTTTAGCTGTTGCTTGAATTGTTCCCTCTTCACAGCCCGAATATTGGCCTTCAGAGTAGGCATACGGTGTGTCAGCTCAATTTCCTTGCCGGTTGCATCTACAGTTCGACCTTGTTCATCAAGAATCAGTGGTGTAGGTTTAGTTTGATCTTTTAACTCCACCTTCCTGAAAAATAGCCCACAaaggaataaatcccatttggaaCAGTaagtcaagcaaaaaaaaaaaacaagcagaaaataaaaaacaggacttccctggtggcgcagtgattaagaatcagcctgccaatgcaggggacacgggttcaatccctggtccaggaagatcccacatgctgcggagcaactaagcccgtgcgccacgactactgagcctgtgctctagagtctgcgaggcCCAACtgctaagcccacgtgcctatgctcaacaagaaaagccaccgcaatgagaagcccgcacagcgtgatgaagagtagcccccgctcgccacaactacagaaagtccgcgcacagcaacgaagacccaatgcagcccaaaataaataaaattaaaaaaaaaaaaaaaaaaaaagaaaggaaaaatcaaaacccAACAAAGACAACTAGGTTACAAAATTCTAAGGAACATAAACCCATCAGTGAATAATAACATCTTGATTGAAACTATCAAACTGGACAGTTGAGTATAGAGTACAATCAGATGAAATGAACTTATAAATTACAATGGTAAGAAGTTGGAATCATATCTTCCTTTACTCCTTAATTCTTGAGTCAGACAGGGGATGGCAAACCAATTAAGGTGCTAAAAATGAAGTCTATCACCTTTACCCAGTGGTAAAGAGCTCTCAGATCTGGTCTCACTCAATGTGGTTTAATGGATATAGTTCTGACTTAGGAACCAGGAAACCTGACTCTATTCCTAGCTCCAATATTAGAGGAATAATCTTAACTTCAGTTCTACCAATTGTAAAAAGAAGATAATTAAACTCTGCAACAAGGTAACCAAGAGAATAAATTCAATTGGTATTTATTGAGTATATGTAAGAAATATGAAACTGTCTAAGAAATTATTTAAGTTCCTTGCAAGAAGAGGATCAATAACATTCAAAGGTATTTATTGTTTCTCAAGCTTTAGAAACGAGTTCCATGAAACAGATACTCACGGGGGAGCAATGCCCATAGCATGGAGATTGGCCAGGCCCACCATGTTGGCATTGCCGATGAGCCCTGGCTTCAGTGCCAGCTGGGCTTGGATGCGGGCTTGTAGTTCAGCTGCTTTCCTTGCCTTCTCAATGGCATCATTCATGAAAGTGGCGGCCTGGGAGGGCTGAATAGTGTTGCCAATTGGAAGTCGCTCTGGTTGGGAGGAAGAAGGAGTCTTTGGCtgtgagacagagaaaaagaaatcagaatcagAAAAATTAGACAAGCAGACAgatctcccccgccccccccccccacagagtGGTAGACTGTGGTAAATTGGGGGTGGAACATGCATTCATCTTCTGGACTCTCATTTGAGTGGGTGGCAAGAAATTCTGTGCTAAAGATTGTTATTTTCAGAGAAATCTGGTTACAATACCTGAGGCGTAGGGGGACTAATGAAACttagttgttttttcctttcctcgATTTGCCGTGTTGCTGCCTCCATCATCTGTTTGATCTGCTCTCAGTGGGGGAAAAAGTTGAAAAACTGTTaacatctcttttttatttctctcatacAGGTTCCTAAACTCAAAGGGCTTTCAGGTttagagaacaaaaaatttctgAATGACCCCATCACATTCTGCTTGTACCATAGGCTAGAAAGTGTAATAAAAATAAGCCTACACAGCTGAGCACTGGAATTTTTCAACCTATCTTCCCAAGGCAGGATTAGCATGTTAAGTATTGATAGTAACATAGCTTGCTAATTAAGACTCTGGAGTCAGGgaaacctgagtttgaatcttaaCTCTGCCATTTAAtgcttgtgtgaccttgaacatggTATTTAATTTCTAAACCTCCAAGTGTCTAAAACGGGTAAAAATGGTACCTACCTTACAGGGCAactgtgaacatttaaaaaatgcatgcaaAACTGACAGAACCCATAAACActattacacttaaaaaaaaaaaaaaaatcacactattGGTCCCTGAGTTCCTAGTTTGGGTAACGGGAGTCAACAATGTAAAGACTTACTTCCTAATCTCTGTAAATCCCTTCCTCTGCCCTAAAGAAGTTCAGAATAATAAGCTTTGAGGACATGATCAAATAACTCTTCTTGAATTTTCCAAAAGAGTCCTGTGTCAAGGCGcttcaagatattttaaaaaatttatttttaacgttTTTTTGAATAGGTGGTATATTTACAtagtttaaaatgcaaaaaagtaCAAAAGGGTATACTGTGAATTCTTGACcccattttctattaaaaaacatcaccatcagtttctttcctttcagaAATATCATACATAATATGCAAATCCACCCATCCGCCCACccatccatatatatgtatatattctatttctcctGTAACAAGTTTTAAGTGgtacaagaaatatttactaattaTGTGGTATCAAAATTTTTTAACAGTGCCCATTTTAAATACACAGATAATTCCTACTAAAAACATACAAAGTGAACTCAAAATTATTTAAGTGGATTATATCTTTTCTGTGTTATAGTATTTGGAAATTCTTCTCTGCCATCATGTTGAGTTCTAGTCATTTCAATAATTCTCTTACTGACACAGTGAGGTAGATATTTGGGCAAACGATGTATGTAACACACCTTCCCTgccacataataggtgctcagtaaatgctattTCAATAGGCTTCAACTGGAATACTCCCGGTTAAACCAAGAAATGATGAAACATAAAGCAGGACATAAAATTTTCCCAATGCTAACAATTAATTCAAATTAAGGTCACGAGAAATCTGGACCCATCCATCTCTTACTTCTTCAACTCTCAAAAGCACCGCTTCCAGTTCTTAATTACTAACCTGAAGCTTAGTCAGCATGCCAGGACTCTCTGAGGGAGGCCCAGGGATTACTTCTGGCTCCTCTTCCACCTCCTCAAAACGGGGTATCCGTCGCTTTTTTACTCCTGATGATTCCTTGGAGATCTCAGAGTCATCACCAAACACTTCCTAAGGGAACCCAAGATGAAAGAAGAGTTGTATCCCTGCCCATGGGAGAAGGGAAGAATAATCCTAGTCCATATCAGCATTTTGTGGCTTTTCCCAGAGTCTTCTAGACCCTCCACCAAATGGACCATCTCACCCATCTCAACTTCATTATTCTCCTACTCCAGTCAAACAAATTTCATCCCATGTTCTTATAAATGTTCCCATCCCAAGGTCTTTGCAAATCTTACTGCCCACATTTGTAATGATCTCCCTTAACTTTTCCCCCAGTCCAAATCCTGCCTAaaactcacctcctccaggaagttttTCTCATTAATAATCTCATCCCACTCTGATCAAACTGTTGTTTCACATCCTTTTAGTGCTTAAGAGCTTGGTTCATACTAAGTAAAATTACACTGCTGATATTCTGTTTGCCAAGTGTTAAGACTTTCAATGTTAGTACGTACTTTCTCCCAACTAGTGTCTAAGCTCTTCCAGGACAggggctttctctctttttcagtaTTCCCCAATAACACTTTGTTCTCATCAAACAATGGGAACTCAAATATGTTGACTAATTTGCAAGGTGAACTTAACAGGACCAAGAGTGGCCAACTGGAAGGGACAATGGGAAAAAGCAAATGTACACACCGGTGGTAGGCTTTGGGTGACATCCCCTCTTCACTAGGAGGGCTCGTGTTTTGCAAGGACATATCCTCGGCCAGGGGCGAGCGCTTCCTGGAACTCCTACAGTTCAAGAAAAAGGACTCTCCCATAATATATTGTGTGGGGTGGGGACTGAATGGACCAAAATGGGACCCGAATCCCAAGGCTATCTAGATACCTccttcaagaaaccatttttaTTAATCCCACCCAATGTAGTCACTTTATTCACAGCAGGCCCTCAGCACTTATACAGTAGCACGCCCTATCAAAACATAATCTTCACTCTACAGATCTGTGTATACTATGGATCAAGCATTCCCCCTTAAATGTAACAAAATTCAACGAAAGTCTGAAACTCTATAGTCAAccctaaaatttacatgaaacTGCTACTCAAATTCTATAATTTGTGACTGTATTTTGTTGTGccctcccatcccccaacccTTAAACTGCAAATTCCTTTAAGGCAAGGACTATCTTTCATTCCTCTGATAACCCTACAAAACCCTAAACACAAAAAGCACACAAATCTCTATTTCTCTTGGTTCCACAGCCTGGCCAGGGACCAAGCAGACACTGCTTATTCACTCTTGTGcctcaggaaaaacaaaaggataGCCAGGATATCAAAAGCACTTTGGAAGGTTTGATGGGAGTcacagaaaagattttttttttaagagacagacagagaaaagagataGATCAGCTACTTGACACTGCTAATATTGAAAGAGGCCATGACCAATCAGCAACTATAGGATAAAAAGTGAAGGAGGTAAGGGAGGTAATGATGGTCCCTTTAAGTATTCCACTCATGGGGCCAGATGACTGGCAATATGCTATGTGGAAAACAGTAGGCTCTCAAGACACACAGGAAAAAATCAATTGCTATTAGGTGTCCCATCTACAAGCCCATTGCAGAGTAATATCTCTAAAGGACCAACAATGAGGTCTATGGCTCAGGTAGCAGTGAAGTCACATTCTGAAGCAATCTATTAGGTCTCAAGTAAATCAAAGCGTAAAATCTTAGAgcaatcaatttattaaaaaaaaaaaagagagagacttaGGGAAACATGAGAACCAAAACTCCTAACTGTATATGAAAAAGGACAAAGCTACCTACTGTTTCCTTGGAACGTTTCAACCCATGAACTTAGGTAGTTCATCACCATAAGATGGTGATAATACACGTTCACCCCCTCTACTTCAATGTCTAAGTACCTCTCTTAAATATTAGGTATTCTAATAGTGGATATTAAAGTGTGAGCCAGGTAAGCTCAGCAACTTTGTTACCATTCAAAACACTGCAAGCTCGTCATATAGTTAACTGTAACCTACCTTTAGCTCTCGTTTTCTGCTCCTGTCACTGCTGGACTTGGAATGCCTAGAGCTTCGGCCTTCCTCCACAGCCTCAAACAGTTTGTCCACAAATCGGAGAGtagaatcatcaagaaaaggtTTCAGATGGTctggcaagaaaaaaagaggtggtAAGGTTGAAAAGGTAAAAGTACTTAGTCCAATACTAGGCATACAACAGATGCCAACACTGGAATTTTATCCCTAAGAGGGAGGGAAATGCTTTCTTAAGTTCTTTGTAGGATTCTCATACATTCTCTTACACTGAATAACCTTGCCCCATGAGATaaaaatagttataattttttggCATAGGAAGTAGCATAGCCAGAGCAACCTGTTTAGGTTGAACATCAAAGTTTAAGATGAATAACCACTCTAACTTTTCCCAAACAGCAGTTGGAGGAGACTACCTTAACAAAATCTGCCTCCCTCaacttttttcatgtattttatagaGACTTCTATATGTTTAGATGTCAATCTGAATCTGAATATACCCATCTGACTTTAGTATATTTCCTAAGTAAATATAATTTAGGTAACTCAGTGCAGTGGTCAAAGGAAATCAGTCTGA carries:
- the PRPF3 gene encoding U4/U6 small nuclear ribonucleoprotein Prp3, with the protein product MALSKRELDELKPWIEKTVKRVLGFSEPTVVTAALNCVGKGMDKKKAADHLKPFLDDSTLRFVDKLFEAVEEGRSSRHSKSSSDRSRKRELKEVFGDDSEISKESSGVKKRRIPRFEEVEEEPEVIPGPPSESPGMLTKLQIKQMMEAATRQIEERKKQLSFISPPTPQPKTPSSSQPERLPIGNTIQPSQAATFMNDAIEKARKAAELQARIQAQLALKPGLIGNANMVGLANLHAMGIAPPKVELKDQTKPTPLILDEQGRTVDATGKEIELTHRMPTLKANIRAVKREQFKQQLKEKPSEDMESNTFFDPRVSIAPSQRQRRTFKFHDKGKFEKIAQRLRTKAQLEKLQAEISQAARKTGIHTSTRLALIAPKKELKEGDIPEIEWWDSYIIPNGFDLTEENPKREDYFGITNLVEHPAQLNPPVDNDTPVTLGVYLTKKEQKKLRRQTRREAQKELQEKVRLGLMPPPEPKVRISNLMRVLGTEAVQDPTKVEAHVRAQMAKRQKAHEEANAARKLTAEQRKVKKIKKLKEDISQGVHISVYRVRNLSNPAKKFKIEANAGQLYLTGVVVLHKDVNVVVVEGGPKAQKKFKRLMLHRIKWDEQTSNTKGDDDEESDEEAVKKTNKCVLVWEGTAKDRSFGEMKFKQCPTENMAREHFKKHGAEHYWDLALSESVLESTD